AAGTCTTTTCTAGAAGGATCAGCAATTGGTTTGGAAGGTATTGATGAGTTAACGGATGTGGTTAATCGATTAGAAAGTTTAAAGCTACAATGTGCTGCTTTAGAGATTGATGTAACTCTTGCAAGAGGTTTGAACTACTATACTGGTGCTATTTTTGAAGTTCAAGCTAATGGGGTTGATATTGGTAGTATTGGTGGAGGCGGTAGATATGATAATTTGACAGGTATATTTGGACTTGATAACGTGTCTGGTGTAGGTATTTCATTTGGTTTTGATAGAATTTGTATTGTACTTGAAAGTCTTGGTTTATTCCCTGATTTGACTGAAAAAGGTACTCAGGTTTTGTTCGCTAATTTTGGCGATATAGAGGCCGATTATTGCTTGAAGATGTTAAAACAATTGAGGAGTGAGGGGGTGCAGTCAGAGATATATCCAGACAAAGCCAAGATGAAAAAACAAATGCAATATGCAGATAGAAAAAACGTTCAATACGTATTATTAATTGGTGAAAATGAAATGAAAACCAATACAATAACAGTCAAAAATATGTTTGATGGTTCGCAAAAAAGTATGACCTTTGAACAATTATTATTAACAATTAAATAAACCTACCTATGAAAAATTTATTGACAATAGCATTCGTTATGACTTTAATGTTCGCTTGTACCCAAAAAAACGATTCGCCTGTTATTAATTCAATAACACTTACGTCTTCAAACATTCAAAAAGCAGATGGTGCTTTTTTAGAGTTTATCTATGAATTTTCTGATGATAACGGATTAAACCAGTTTAGAGTTTCAGTTCTTGATAATTTTGAAAATGCTCGTTTACAATCTGCACCTTGGAATTTTGAAAGAGACTACAACCTTTCAGGTACAAATGTGAATGATACTCTTCAAATAGCTCTTCCATATCCAGATTTAGAGCCTGGCAGATACGAGTTAACAATTACCGTACAGGATATTGATGGCGAGGAAACAGCTCAAAACAAATCTTTTTATATTGTTGAGTAATTTCAGCTTAGGCTGTATCAATGAGGGCGGATATAATCACCATAGGCGATGAGATATTAATAGGTCAAACTATTGATACAAACTCGGCATGGATAGGAGATTTTTTAGAAAGTAATGGCATTCAAGTTGTTGAGATAAGTACCATATCTGATAAACAAGAGCATATAGTGTCCGCTCTCAATAATTCATTAAAACATTCGGATTTCATTTTTTTAACCGGCGGACTTGGACCTACTAAAGATGATATTACTAAACAGACCTTATGTGATTTTTTTGGCGATAAACTAGTATTGAGTCAAGAAGTTTTAAAAGATATCAAAGCTTATTTTGAGTTGAGAAATAGAATGGTTAATGAGTATACCGAGTTACAAGCTTTGGTTCCTTCCAAATGTAA
This region of Flavobacteriales bacterium genomic DNA includes:
- a CDS encoding DUF4625 domain-containing protein, translating into MKNLLTIAFVMTLMFACTQKNDSPVINSITLTSSNIQKADGAFLEFIYEFSDDNGLNQFRVSVLDNFENARLQSAPWNFERDYNLSGTNVNDTLQIALPYPDLEPGRYELTITVQDIDGEETAQNKSFYIVE